The DNA segment AGCAACAGAGGAAGTCTCAGCTAACAGAAACTATGCCAACTGACGTACACGTAATACAAAATGCTTTATCCAGCTTACCAAAGTTCCTGCCAacaccgccaccaccaccaccatagTTGTTCTTCATTGGGCCAAAGTTGGAGGCCTGTGGATCGTAGTGGCCCATGTTGTTGTAGTTATTGCCAccgccgccaccaccaccaccacagttGCCTAGAAGTTCATCAGCAAGGGGGGAAAAAATTAGTCAATAAATTTTGAACACAGACCACGATTGCATTAAACAGGTGCAGAACCTTGTATGATTTCAGATGGTACTTACCATAGCCGTTGGCGTCATAGCCATTTCCACCATAGCCTCCGCCGCCTCCACCACCCTGGTTGTAGCCACCCTGGTTATACCCTCGGTTgccgccgccaccaccgccATTATTGTATCCACCAGGACCGCCGGGACCACCTCCATAGCCTACAAAAGTATAGCCTACTTAGTATGCTACCAGGCTTCTTTGTCAGCTGAAATATTTTCACAATAATATGTTACTTACCACCACCCCCATTACAGTTGTAAGGACCATCATCATATCTGCCTCTGCCACCTGAAAGACAAGCAAATACACCAAATCAGCTTTCAGACATTGTATATTATGCTAGTTAGTAAACAAAAACTATGTTAACCCCATTATCAAAGAAGCCTTACCCTGACTGAATCTGTCACAGTCATAGGGCCTTCCACCAGTGCTGCGGCCTAGAGCAAAACACAACCATAAGCTCAGGAATAGTATTTACTGTGCCAGTGTGTCAACTATGAACATTAATCTGGTTTAACTGCAAAAGCTATATCTTACCTCTCATTCCCATTCCTGCAGTCTGCATTTCCTGTCTTGTGAGGGCCTTCCTGACTTCACAGTTGTGGGAGTTGATTGTGTGATATTTCTGGACTGGGGGAAGGAAAAGGTATTAGCAGCCATTCAAGACAGTTAGGTTGGTGAATCTGACTATATGCAGCAAAAATCAGTGAACATTTGCACTTACTGACAATCCTGTCGACTGAATCGTGATCATCGAAGGTCACAAAGGCAAAGCCCCTCTTCTTTCCTGTATTACGGTCAGTCATGATGTCAATGACCTCAATCTTGCCAAATTGTGTGAAGTAGTCTCGCAGGTGCGACTCCTCTGTATCCTCCTTGATGCCCCCAACAAAGATCTTTTTCACTGTGACATGGGCACCTGGCCTGTTTGAGTCCTGTGATCAAAGACATTTGCCATTGTAACTTAACACATACCTTCTTCATGCACATGACATTTACTCAATGCAGGTTTTGTAGAATATAACATTCAACATACCTCCCTGGAAACGGCTCGTTTAGGTTCAACAACTCTCCCATCAACCTTATGAGGGCGGGCAGACATGGCACCATCAACTTCATCAACTGATGAGTATGTGACAAATCCAAAGCCCCTGGATCTCTTGCTGTTGGGATCCCTCATGACCTAGAGGTGATGATATTGGTTACCAATGTTACctacaatgtttttttgtttatcattACACAGAATTGTTAATTAAAGCAGTGCAAAGGGCTGCACTTACCACACAATCTGTAAGCCCCCCCCATTGCTCAAAGTGAGCCCGCAGGCTTTCATCTGTGGTCTCGAAGCTCAAACCTCCAATGAACAGCTTGCGAAGCTGCTCCGGCTCACGTGGGACCTGCACAATGGACAGGGAAAGACACGAGCATTAAAACACGCACCGTCACTTACAGAAGCACTGGGTGCAGTTTCGATAGCTATAATTTCACAAGAACCGCCACAGAATTGAGAATGCTGTTATTAGTTTAATCCTGCGTCACATATCAAAAATCAGGACAGGGTGGGGGATGGAGACGCCGCCGCCATTAACGTTAGCGGACAGCTCTGCTATTATGGAGTGCTTTCGGCAGCGGTTACACGAAAACACAAAACCAATGTGTCTGTAATTATTATGGTGTTTCTGCATCTTTAAGTTGTTGCAGAAGCCAGGAGTATAGCGAAATTATTAAAATACGTATGTAGTGGTCCACGAGAACAAAAGGACACGAGGCCCAGCTGCAACAAAATGGCGGCTTTACAATGCCCAATAGCTGCAGTTGCTAGAAAACGTAGCCTTTGTTTAGCATCGCGTATTCGCAGTAGTTTCAAAACTAACGGCAGTTTTTACACACCCAGCAAGCACGGAATGGGCATTAGAGTCGTTGTGAATGCAACACTTACGTTGTTCGCCATTTCTACAAACAAATCCTTGACGACTCCTTGAGAACTGACCGGAGAGACGTGATCTGCGTCAGACGAGCCCAGGCTGCTCCTCAACAGTAGAATAAATAGCAAAGGAAACGCCTCTTCCACGCAGCGATTGGTCAGTAGTTCCCGCTGCAGTCTGTCGACAGCATTTGTTGAATTTTGATTGGTCAAAATTCAAAGAAATCACTACTAATGGCCAATCATCTGCCAGCAGGCGGTGCAGTTCACAATCGTGTATAAAAAATGGCTACGGGTGTTGTGTGTCAGGGATATGTGTAAAATACGAGAAAAACAATGGCCACTGTAAAGCCATGAATGCAACATTACCGAAGACACAGGACAGCACTTAAAAATGACAGATAACCGATTCttaatgtttattattttgacgtgtgggtggaggtggagctttGCCTCTCGGTGAAGCAACGTCGATACACGACAATATCGACACATATAAATATCTAATGTGTATTTTCCATATAGACACACAATGCAAAAGCATCATAATAAAAATGTCCTGAACACTTGGAGAATATAGCTATAATCACGGCAGGAGGGATGTTAGCTAACCAATATAGGTCATCAGCTGACCGAGGGGCGGGCACATTCTTTGTGCGCCGCCTTTAACCCGCGCTTTTTACGCACAGCAGCTTTGTGTGATCCAGGCTAGATGCTAAAGTAGCCCCTCTGTTGGCCTCACAGACCCGCAGTTCCACAAAAGCCACCCGTTATTGCTGAAGCAAACGAGCCAAGACCGTCGGTCCACACATCTCAAGGGTGAGAAACTGTTAGGTTACATCAAAGAGCTTCATGCAACAACTAGTATCGGTTTCCATTTGCATTTTGGTATCagcgttagctaatgttagcttggtCTAGCGTTAGCTTGCATGCTAACGATACCTGCTTTAGCAAGTTTGCCTTTCATGCCCTTTGGTTAGCTAGTTGCTTAGCAAACACAACACCATGTCTTCACTCTAATGTGCACGTAATACGTTTTCTGGTAACTTCACGTTATTTAACATCGTAAGTATTTAAGCGAGTGGACGGTTACCGAGAGATCTTTAGCCCTCTAATTAGTTTAGCTTCCTTCTGTTTGTCGTGCCTGTTGCAGATTGGGTAAACGACAATGAAATGATGCCTTTCGTTGATACACGATAGTATCTGCGGTATGCAGCCAGATCACGTTTTGTGCTTGACGATAGAGAACCAGGTGTATCAGCCAGAGAATATCATCCATATTCTCTGCAACGTTAGCGTCATTGTCGTTTTCTTACGTTACAGGGAAGTGCCATTGGCCTGCGACAGCGTGGTGTTCAGCAACAAACTTTATTATGGGCAAAAAGTCTCGCGAAGAggactcctcctcctcagatGAGGAAGAATATGTTGTGGAGAAGGTGCTGGACAGGAGGGTGGTCAAAGGCAGGGTCGAGTTCTTCCTGAAGTGGAAAGGATATTCAGAGTAAGTTGTTTTTCTGCTGGTGTGCTAACCAGAACTCACTGTTAAACTGCCTACTCAGACAGCGGTAGCTGTGCACTGTAATGCTCCTTTAAAGTCCAAGCTATGGTAGAAAATGAAGATTAGAAGATAAGCTGACGTTACATTGTTATGGAAATTGCAGATTATATCAAGTTTGATAATATAATACTGCTTTTAAAAGATTATCCATCTCTGAACAGTGTTGTTGATGAATAGTTTTGGTTATAGTGGTACTGACGTGCTGCACTGTGTTGTGGTCTtcctcagaaaacacaacacctGGGAGCCTGAGAAGAACCTGGACTGCCCTGAGCTTATTTCAGAATTCATGAAGACCTacaagaaaagcagcagcagcagtggtggaagcTCCACGCCTAGCAGCGGGGCCAGCAAATCTGGCTCCTTGGGACGCACCAAAGACTCCAGTGGCTCAAAGAAGAGGAGCTCAGATGACGATGAGGAGGGTGGAAGTAAGcccaagaagaagaaggaggtaTGTAATGTGTCTGTGCAGTAGTTTTATCATGTTCTTGAAATGGCATCAGAAGTCTGTGTAAGGGTTATAGTACATTTCAATATGCATGTGTGAGGTTATCTTTTTTTCAGGCTTTGTGTGCTGCACCTTAAAGTAGCTTTCCACTCTTGGAGGAAACAATAGCTCAGCTCTAGATTAAAACCTCTGTATTTGTATGTTAATTAACAGCTGATGGGTGTCTCATCTTAGAAGAGAGAGACAACCTTTACATTTCCAAGAGCACACTTAGGCAGCTCTTCATTGAtaggtaggacttttcagattacccgtAATTCTTGAGAGGTGGGGCTGTTTGCTGAAGAACACTGATCGGTGGAGCACACACTTGCAACGTTCTGCACTTCCTGGTACGGGCATCTGCCGCAAGCTGTATTTAATTTCCATAAGCTTCACTTCGTTTctgttttgattaaggatgggtaccgaaacccGGTACTAAATTAGCTGCGGAGCTAAATTATTaaagaccgtagtattgataagcgcTAACTGTATCGGTTCTTTTGTGCCGACGCCGAtctcctctacacacacacacaccgatgcGACACGATAACCGGTGAACAGCCGAGCGGCCCCGGTGCAAACAAAGTGAAATAACTTGAAAAAGACTCGAGCTGAcggcagctacactcgttactgtaagtgacattaacccttAAAGGGTAAGAAGCCAataatttatcaatacatgtgttcagtaagcatgaacatgtaaacatgtagacagctaTAATCGATGCGCTccatccacagtctctcatctaccaacactaacgttatgtcttacacaaggacagtgcgctagttcagctgatagtgaactgttactaataagctgaaatgacagctgtctgtatgaaGACTAACTTAATTTGACAcgtatcttaaaatacttttaaacttagctgctggctgagacaaacagccactCCTCTCTCTACACTAGCATGTAACCAGCCAAGCTGGCAGAGACCAACACAGGGCACACACCGACTCATCTATGTCATTGCACTAATTGGAATACATTTCCTTGAACTTGAGGTGAGGTGGAAACGCAAATCTAGGTAAACGAATTCACCTAGGTTCACCTAGGTAAAGGAATTCGTTTACCTAGGTAAACCTAGGTAAACGAATTCAGTGGGTTTTATACCGAAAGGATGCAGAACGtcgtatttttattttagtttatttagtaTTGGAAAGCCTTTATTAAAAGATAATTTTctggtttaaaaacaaaacaaaacaaataatgtAAGCATATAAATATGCTCTGTAGAATTGTGACAGAACTGCACACCCACTGTGTAAATCATACATTCATTTGCTAATGTATCTAAACATAACTAATCTACAATCTAACATTTGGTTAAAACATACTCCagcatttaattaatttttgtaTACTATAAAACcatattttttgtctttctttcttgtctttCAGGATGACATTCTAGTCGCACGTGGCTTTGAGAGAGGCCTCGAGCCTGAAAAGATCATTGGAGCAACTGACTCATGTGGAGAACTAATGTTTCTTATGAAGTGGTAGGTTTGTTTATGTGTATCTCACAATTTGCATGTTGAAATTAGTTTTGGCACAACTTCGTAAGATTCCAGCACTCTAATATTGTCATCAGAAATTGTCGCACAGATCTTCGATGACTTGACTCTGGTATTCAGTCCAGGCCTGTCCCAGATTTGGACGTTAAAACATTGCACTGACTTCTGTGTATTAATTTGTCATATACTTGTGGTTCACTGGTTCATACTTTTTGTCTGCAGATATTTTTCAGTCATATTAACAAGCAGCCATAGTGCTTATGTCGCTCTTCAGTACACCAAAACTACAATCATAGCCCAATAAATGTGTTCAGTGCGCTTGCAGCATCTGCATCAGGGTAGTTAGTTAGTCGACTACGCTGATAGTCAACACTGGAGCTGAAGGTGTCAGATCAGCAAACAGACACTGGTCATGCTGCCTTCCGTGTTTGTTATCTATACATCTGTTTTCATCACAGATTGTTTTACATGAAGGTAAATTTGCGACGACTAAAAAAGAAGCTAAATAATATTATTCCCAGGTAGCAAATACCAGTGCTTTGACATGCCCGTCAGCAACTTTTCAGATCCTTATTAAGTAACTAGTGACAAATTTAGGGAGTTTATTAGACCCTGAGTGAAAAAGTCACAGTTTATTCCCATGCATGTTGCTCTGAGTAATTGCAATAATCGGTTCTTCTGCCAGAAGCATGGGATCTCCCCTTTACTTTCTCTCTTGTATTGCACAGTGTGGGGCAGGTTGCAGCATGCTGCCTGCCAAGTGGCACCAAGTAAACAGGCTTACTGAACATACACCTTTACATTCCTGCAAAAGACTTTGATTCAGAAATAGATTTGTTCAGAAACATGTCAGACAAAGTAAAAAGCATTGCATTAACTTTGAGTTAGATTTTTAATATATACACAAAACCTCCATCCAATAACGCactatttattttgattttgagtGAGAGACGGTCCTGCAACCTGCTTTGGAGAAGAGTGTAGACGTTACACaactgtcagtgttttgttatGACTAACAGTTGGATTTGTCATcacaaaagttacaaaaatgtttgtgtacTGACAATAGCAGGTCAGATAAGAAACTGGAATCGGCAGAGAAAATCAGCGCATCTCTATCACTGACATTAGTGGCATGTATCTATATGCAGACACTGCATTCTCTGAATGTTGGGGACTTCTCTGGTAGATGCGCACAGACGTCATCTGCAGCTTTGGAATCAATGTCGATACAGTTTCTTAGTATTCAGCATCTACAAATGGTTCAGACACCACAGACAATACATGACGTGAGCTTAGTTGTTTTGACAATCTTTAactattttttctttctaacaAACAACTAAGAtgataaatttaaataatataATGTTTCATGGTCCGGGCTTTAGTACACTGTATGGGTGCAATTTTTAAGTTGCAGGTGTATGGTAAGGATAGTCTACTGTTATTTAGTGAAACCCCCAAAAGTCCATTCTGCTAATGATGATAGCATGAGTGACTCATAAGTACACTGCACTGGTCTTTCCACTTAATCAGGTACTTAGTATTCATATTTCCTCTTTAAAAGAAATGGTATCGGCGCTCTTCTGGTTTCGGGGTGTCGACCCTTTGGTACTGCGGTTGTTGCCTGCAATGGTTTCCGTCTGCACAGCTACTGCTGGTGACTTGTCATGGCATGATTCTTTTAAATGGCAGCTTTCAATGTGCCAAATTGCTGCTGACAAATTGCCCATTAGCAGCACTAATAGCCTCGCTGTCCATTCATATACAAACAGTAAGCCACACCGTAAAATTTTATGTCATTACGTATTAGCCTGATGGATATATGTGTAGTACCTCGTCACTCATGCCCGGTCAAGCTCCATTCCAGGGTGTTGGCTGGCTCAAATGAGGCAACAGTTGTACCTTAGATGTGatctgttaattttttttatgaaggGGGTAAAATCCACAGAAAtattaaaaggaaaataaatgcaaacatGGCCAGTCCCTAACATATTCACAAGCTCCACTTGCCCACTTTGCCTGTAAGATGAATGATTTTATAATGTCTTGAAGCACCGTACTCAAATAATTAAATGTGGGAGGGGGGTTATTGTTAAATTTGTATAAAGGCATTCACAAGCTAAATGATATAATccctgttttaatttttatatatttttgtaatttgtaaagTTGCCGACAACTTTTCAATCCATCGACGCATTAAAACACTCCAATTTATTAACAATAACCATTTATATATGGTACATGTATGGTTTATATATGGGAGTGTAATATCTGGCTTGTGCAGGGATGTGCAGTTAAATTTAACCACAAACTTTGGTCTTTATCTCTCACAGGAAAGACTCTGAAGAGGCTGATCTCGTGCTCGCCAAGGAGGCCAATCATAAGTGCCCACAGATTGTCATAGCCTTCTATGAGGAGCGTCTCACCTGGCATGAAGACAGTGACAAGAAGGAGAAGGATGCCGTGAGTGCGTGAGTGCATCACCTCAGGAGGAAACAGGACCTCCTCCACTGCAGGGACAACCTTGAGTCAGACATTTTCACACCCAAAtcccccaaaaaaatatctccaTCCATGCCCCACTGGAGCACAAGGGCCCCAGACTGCTGAGAAGGATCCATCAGACACGAGGGGGAGCTGTAGCGGACATGGGTGACATGCTACTGGGGAGGGTTTCTGCTGTTCTGTCTTTGTATTCTTTCCCTCGTTTTTACTGTCTTAACACATTATGTTTTAGTGCTTACGGGATACCATCATTTCAGTAAGGTATGTTGCATCCATGAGCACAGATGGCCATCTGCTAAAACTCAGAACATAGTCTTGAGAGCCAGAGTTAGTATAAGCTGTGTTAACCATGAGCTTGTCCCATGACAGGTGCACAACCCCCATCATCAAGCCTTTATAGGCAGTGCACCCCTTTGCTTTAAGAACCCACTAACACCACTGAGGATAAAACTGTAGTATGAATATTCAGGAAGCAACCACCGCAGCACTTTCCTGACTGCATAATCACttcctttttaaaaactttttatctcttgtagattttttttttaaagtttgtcCCGCCTACGAGGACATAACTACTCGATTTGCAAACTTGCAGACACCGGCCAATTATGTCTTTATAAGTAGTGATGATATCcatgttcatttttttaaaaaaaaaagaagtcatttTATCTTCTTGTTTCCAAGTTTTAACGTGaatgttgtgtgttgttgtgttttttttttgtttgtttgtttgtttgtttttttaatttctttatgcTATCACCAGTTCAAAAAGGACAATAAAATGAATTTTGCTCAGTTTTGTacccttttttgtttgtttttaacttttgtaACACTCATGTTCACAGGTTAGATAATCTTTACTGTATCCACATGAAACGAAACCAGCATTCAGCACCAGTCATTGGTGTCTGCCACCTTGTGGCTAAAAGATAAAAATCTTTTGGACTGTGTGACCAGTCTAAGACGACAACCCTGCAGTTTGATGGTGTTATTGAACTTGTTGGTTAGTGATATTTTGatagttattttttttgttttgtttttttaatggtgtaaaGTGGAGAAACCCACTCCAAAAATAGTGTTGTTGATATCATGGTAATGTTAATTTGAATCATTAAAATAAGTTTCTGATTGGATTGTTATATCCAGGGTTTTATTGTGATGAGTAATTTTGATTATTCTCGGCCGTAAGTATTCAGATTTCAAGATGGACGATGTTGCTGCTGGGCAAGTGGACGTCAATTCTTAGAAGTTGGATGCCGGTTTTGTAGTTTGATCTTCGGTGCTTCAACATGGACTCTTAGGACCAAATGATAAGCGTCAATAGACTGagatctgttgtttttttttctttccttttgaaTCTTGTAAATGAAGCCTGTGACCTTCTCCCCtttcatacatacagtacattaatCATGAATATGGTTTGGtgtattttctttaattaaaaatattttgtcctTTCACGCCCTTAACTTTGTCCTCAATTTTTGCCGGTGcagaatttttaaaaagtagacTATTGTGTCACCGAAATGTTATGAATATGTGTACAGTAGCACCCTTTAATAAACATTTTCAATGTTAAAGTTGCTCTCAGTTGGCCTTTGTTTCAGGGTGTGAACGAGCAGGAACTATCagaggcatttttttttaaatgtcaaaatgacTCAATTGATGGGGGTTGTTTTGGATGAATcaagtattaaaataaattacactaAACCCTAGCTCGACATCAGGACGTTTCCTAATAccaggaggaaaaaacaaacatatgtcCTGAGGGACTATTAAAACCCTGTAAATCACAAATATCATGAGACCAAAGCTGTTTAATGTGGCCTCTGTTGATATGAGaccattttttatgttttctctgTTGAGGGAAACGTTTCCAGAGCATCAGCTGCTCTCACCCAGCAGATGGCGCTGTTGAACAACACCAATGCATTAAGTCGTAACTGCATTTTTATGCAAGTCATTCAcagttcaaacaaacacacaaactggaACAACTCATAATCTCCTCTGAGCAGCCTTTATAGATTATTATGAAACTTTTAGCGGGGCATGGATTCATGCTGTGTTTACTGACTCACGCCACAGCTTTCTGCAGGACGTTAATTGGCTTCTGAGTCACTTTGGTTCTTCTAAACATCTGCTGAACACACCTGTAGGTCCACAAAGTCATGTTGTGCAGTGAAGCATGCAGTGCTCAAACCCACACAGATTAATTTTGAATTATAGTGGAGTTTCCAAAGATGGAAATGTGTTAATAAAGcacatgaaaaataaacagaatatccctttttttaaaaaaaagcattaaatgctTTTATAAGAATCAAACAGTAATCCATAGAAATTAGGGAGCAGAGTGAAAGCAATTAAGCaagacatgcaacaaaggtccccAACCGGATGCAAACTGAGGACATTATGGTTCATGCATGGTAGGCGCCTTAAAGCCTGCGGCCCCCACTGAGGCCCCCCACTTCCATTTGATGTAATGATGCAGCCATAAAATAATGCGGTCAGTGTAAGCACCACAAAGCTTGAATGACAAATCCAATACGCTGCTTATGTAACTCTGTATTATGTGCGATTTTTTCTCAATTAGAAAGTGACTTAATGAATATAACAAAGAGGGAGCAAAGCCACAGGACATTTAGTCACAATCTGGCCCCTGTGACAAAAACAGGAAATTTGATGTTTATCTTGATAAATAGAATAGTGACCTGCTCTGGGGAGCTACTGCACTATCAGTAATAAACTGCAGTGAAGGTTGAGCCTAATCCTTGTTCTTCTCTCACCaccctctttttctttcttgctgccTTTTATAGTgactccctctctctttgtaacacacacacacacacacacacactcaaagtgCTGCTCAGCTACGTCTAAAGTGATGGAATTTTCCTAGCAAAAAGGCTTTTACACTCCAAATGGAATGCAAAGGTCACTAGTAAATTTCCAGCCCCTGGGACCATTAAGCTGGGCAAAGGGAGCGAGCAGCAGGCTGTTTTATGGAGCCTGGAGCTGTCTGCTGACAAACCCAGGCCAGTAGGTTTGGTTGGGAAAGCCACAGTGGCACTCATGGGAGCTCTGCCTGTGATGTGTGTGGCAAATACAGATGTACGTGGTCAACGGGCGTGCAGAGTGAAGCTTCAGCGAAGCTAAAAGTCTAAATGAGGATCTGAGCCTGGTGCTAGAGAtgagtgtgtactgtatgtgtggcaGAGTCAATAAGGAGATGTGTATGTGCCTTGTTTAGTTAAGAAGTGTCTGCTTTTTAGGAGGCAAGGGTGCAgggtttgtttcaacactggggTGCGCCCCCCCCACCACTGCCTATGTGAGGACACATTAATGGATTTTTGAGATTGCACtgaaaaagcttttattttgaatataaaCCCATGaattaaacatgcattttagtGTAA comes from the Epinephelus lanceolatus isolate andai-2023 chromosome 8, ASM4190304v1, whole genome shotgun sequence genome and includes:
- the hnrnpa1b gene encoding heterogeneous nuclear ribonucleoprotein A1b — encoded protein: MANNVPREPEQLRKLFIGGLSFETTDESLRAHFEQWGGLTDCVVMRDPNSKRSRGFGFVTYSSVDEVDGAMSARPHKVDGRVVEPKRAVSREDSNRPGAHVTVKKIFVGGIKEDTEESHLRDYFTQFGKIEVIDIMTDRNTGKKRGFAFVTFDDHDSVDRIVIQKYHTINSHNCEVRKALTRQEMQTAGMGMRGRSTGGRPYDCDRFSQGGRGRYDDGPYNCNGGGGYGGGPGGPGGYNNGGGGGGNRGYNQGGYNQGGGGGGGYGGNGYDANGYGNCGGGGGGGGNNYNNMGHYDPQASNFGPMKNNYGGGGGGVGRNFGGGYGGGSNSGGYGRQARF
- the cbx5 gene encoding chromobox protein homolog 5; the encoded protein is MGKKSREEDSSSSDEEEYVVEKVLDRRVVKGRVEFFLKWKGYSEKHNTWEPEKNLDCPELISEFMKTYKKSSSSSGGSSTPSSGASKSGSLGRTKDSSGSKKRSSDDDEEGGSKPKKKKEDDILVARGFERGLEPEKIIGATDSCGELMFLMKWKDSEEADLVLAKEANHKCPQIVIAFYEERLTWHEDSDKKEKDAVSA